The Primulina eburnea isolate SZY01 chromosome 8, ASM2296580v1, whole genome shotgun sequence genome contains a region encoding:
- the LOC140839648 gene encoding uncharacterized protein isoform X3: MEFDLNGANLNSLRISPLDEEEDEGRNNDTEDDISDEEEERIPMTLGFVVKPKNKWSLLRQYFPSKAGGTPAWLDPVNFPSEKSNLCDFCGDPLQFLLQVYAPLSEEWTFHRSLFVFMCPSMVCLLRDQHEQWKRCPEKLSRSVKVFRCQLPRENSFYSSEAPHEDGTEQPLTAGATLCNWCGTWKGDKICGSCRKVCYCSGKHQVAHWRSSGSSHKVGCQQLETSARSTELAASNSLWPEYEITNEDECELDTEMSTDNDTASSIIPRTRVDGSCTKLLKDLEGDDDKRSWAFFQKRISVAPDQILRYSSDAEAKPLWPVSSGRPSRPDIPKCNYCGGTRGFEFQVLPQLLYYFHVKDSEDSLDWATIVVYTCEASCWGNKAYKEEFAWIQLASQSTSQS, from the exons ATGGAATTCGATTTGAATGGAGCAAACCTCAATAGTCTCCGTATATCCCCCCTTGATGAAGAGGAAGATGAAGGTCGAAATAATGATACCGAAGATGACATCAGCGATGAAGAAGAGGAGCGGATACCAATGACCTTAGGGTTTGTGGTCAAACCGAAAAATAAATGGTCATTGCTTCGACAGTATTTCCCCAGCAAAGCGGGTGGTACTccg GCTTGGCTGGATCCAGTTAATTTTCCTTCAGAAAAATCGAATCTTTGTGATTTTTGTGGTGACCCTTTGCAGTTCCTGCTCCAG GTTTACGCTCCACTATCGGAGGAGTGGACATTTCACCGCTCACTGTTTGTATTTATGTGTCCATCAATGGTTTGCCTTCTTCGTGACCAGCATGAACAATGGAAGCGGTGTCCTGAGAAGCTCTCTAGAAG CGTGAAGGTTTTTCGGTGTCAATTGCCACGCGAGAATTCCTTTTACTCCAGTGAAGCACCTCATGAAGATGGAACTGAACAGCCTTTGACAGCTGGAG CAACACTCTGCAATTGGTGTGGTACATGGAAAGGAGATAAAATTTGTGGTAGCTGTAGAAAAGTGTGTTATTGTTCTGGGAAACACCAG GTGGCTCACTGGAGATCAAGTGGCTCAAGCCATAAGGTTGGCTGTCAGCAGTTGGAGACATCTGCAAGATCAACGGAACTAG CTGCCAGCAACTCCctttggccagagtatgagatcaCAAATGAGGATGAGTGTGAACTTGATACAGAGATGTCTACCGATAATGATACTGCTAGCTCAATAATTCCTAGAACTCGTGTGGATGGATCTTGCACAAAACTGCTGAAAGATCTCGAG GGAGATGATGATAAAAGGAGCTGGGCATTTTTCCAGAAGAGAATATCTGTTGCCCCAGACCAGATCTTGAG GTATTCCAGTGACGCTGAAGCGAAACCACTGTGGCCTGTTTCTAGCGGTCGTCCATCGAGACCAGACATTCCCAAGTGTAACTATTGTGGTGGCACTCGTGGTTTTGAATTTCAG GTTTTACCACAGCTGCTCTATTACTTCCATGTGAAAGACAGTGAGGATTCTCTTGATTGGGCAACTATTGTTGTGTACACATGCGAGGCCTCATGTTGGGGAAACAAGGCTTATAAAGAGGAGTTCGCTTGGATTCAACTTGCTTCTCAGTCGACGTCACAAAGTTAA
- the LOC140839648 gene encoding uncharacterized protein isoform X2, whose amino-acid sequence MIEIRMEFDLNGANLNSLRISPLDEEEDEGRNNDTEDDISDEEEERIPMTLGFVVKPKNKWSLLRQYFPSKAGGTPAWLDPVNFPSEKSNLCDFCGDPLQFLLQVYAPLSEEWTFHRSLFVFMCPSMVCLLRDQHEQWKRCPEKLSRSVKVFRCQLPRENSFYSSEAPHEDGTEQPLTAGATLCNWCGTWKGDKICGSCRKVCYCSGKHQVAHWRSSGSSHKVGCQQLETSARSTELAASNSLWPEYEITNEDECELDTEMSTDNDTASSIIPRTRVDGSCTKLLKDLEGDDDKRSWAFFQKRISVAPDQILRYSSDAEAKPLWPVSSGRPSRPDIPKCNYCGGTRGFEFQVLPQLLYYFHVKDSEDSLDWATIVVYTCEASCWGNKAYKEEFAWIQLASQSTSQS is encoded by the exons AATGGAATTCGATTTGAATGGAGCAAACCTCAATAGTCTCCGTATATCCCCCCTTGATGAAGAGGAAGATGAAGGTCGAAATAATGATACCGAAGATGACATCAGCGATGAAGAAGAGGAGCGGATACCAATGACCTTAGGGTTTGTGGTCAAACCGAAAAATAAATGGTCATTGCTTCGACAGTATTTCCCCAGCAAAGCGGGTGGTACTccg GCTTGGCTGGATCCAGTTAATTTTCCTTCAGAAAAATCGAATCTTTGTGATTTTTGTGGTGACCCTTTGCAGTTCCTGCTCCAG GTTTACGCTCCACTATCGGAGGAGTGGACATTTCACCGCTCACTGTTTGTATTTATGTGTCCATCAATGGTTTGCCTTCTTCGTGACCAGCATGAACAATGGAAGCGGTGTCCTGAGAAGCTCTCTAGAAG CGTGAAGGTTTTTCGGTGTCAATTGCCACGCGAGAATTCCTTTTACTCCAGTGAAGCACCTCATGAAGATGGAACTGAACAGCCTTTGACAGCTGGAG CAACACTCTGCAATTGGTGTGGTACATGGAAAGGAGATAAAATTTGTGGTAGCTGTAGAAAAGTGTGTTATTGTTCTGGGAAACACCAG GTGGCTCACTGGAGATCAAGTGGCTCAAGCCATAAGGTTGGCTGTCAGCAGTTGGAGACATCTGCAAGATCAACGGAACTAG CTGCCAGCAACTCCctttggccagagtatgagatcaCAAATGAGGATGAGTGTGAACTTGATACAGAGATGTCTACCGATAATGATACTGCTAGCTCAATAATTCCTAGAACTCGTGTGGATGGATCTTGCACAAAACTGCTGAAAGATCTCGAG GGAGATGATGATAAAAGGAGCTGGGCATTTTTCCAGAAGAGAATATCTGTTGCCCCAGACCAGATCTTGAG GTATTCCAGTGACGCTGAAGCGAAACCACTGTGGCCTGTTTCTAGCGGTCGTCCATCGAGACCAGACATTCCCAAGTGTAACTATTGTGGTGGCACTCGTGGTTTTGAATTTCAG GTTTTACCACAGCTGCTCTATTACTTCCATGTGAAAGACAGTGAGGATTCTCTTGATTGGGCAACTATTGTTGTGTACACATGCGAGGCCTCATGTTGGGGAAACAAGGCTTATAAAGAGGAGTTCGCTTGGATTCAACTTGCTTCTCAGTCGACGTCACAAAGTTAA
- the LOC140839648 gene encoding uncharacterized protein isoform X1 — MWRRQFTSGFPDFFNRMEFDLNGANLNSLRISPLDEEEDEGRNNDTEDDISDEEEERIPMTLGFVVKPKNKWSLLRQYFPSKAGGTPAWLDPVNFPSEKSNLCDFCGDPLQFLLQVYAPLSEEWTFHRSLFVFMCPSMVCLLRDQHEQWKRCPEKLSRSVKVFRCQLPRENSFYSSEAPHEDGTEQPLTAGATLCNWCGTWKGDKICGSCRKVCYCSGKHQVAHWRSSGSSHKVGCQQLETSARSTELAASNSLWPEYEITNEDECELDTEMSTDNDTASSIIPRTRVDGSCTKLLKDLEGDDDKRSWAFFQKRISVAPDQILRYSSDAEAKPLWPVSSGRPSRPDIPKCNYCGGTRGFEFQVLPQLLYYFHVKDSEDSLDWATIVVYTCEASCWGNKAYKEEFAWIQLASQSTSQS, encoded by the exons AATGGAATTCGATTTGAATGGAGCAAACCTCAATAGTCTCCGTATATCCCCCCTTGATGAAGAGGAAGATGAAGGTCGAAATAATGATACCGAAGATGACATCAGCGATGAAGAAGAGGAGCGGATACCAATGACCTTAGGGTTTGTGGTCAAACCGAAAAATAAATGGTCATTGCTTCGACAGTATTTCCCCAGCAAAGCGGGTGGTACTccg GCTTGGCTGGATCCAGTTAATTTTCCTTCAGAAAAATCGAATCTTTGTGATTTTTGTGGTGACCCTTTGCAGTTCCTGCTCCAG GTTTACGCTCCACTATCGGAGGAGTGGACATTTCACCGCTCACTGTTTGTATTTATGTGTCCATCAATGGTTTGCCTTCTTCGTGACCAGCATGAACAATGGAAGCGGTGTCCTGAGAAGCTCTCTAGAAG CGTGAAGGTTTTTCGGTGTCAATTGCCACGCGAGAATTCCTTTTACTCCAGTGAAGCACCTCATGAAGATGGAACTGAACAGCCTTTGACAGCTGGAG CAACACTCTGCAATTGGTGTGGTACATGGAAAGGAGATAAAATTTGTGGTAGCTGTAGAAAAGTGTGTTATTGTTCTGGGAAACACCAG GTGGCTCACTGGAGATCAAGTGGCTCAAGCCATAAGGTTGGCTGTCAGCAGTTGGAGACATCTGCAAGATCAACGGAACTAG CTGCCAGCAACTCCctttggccagagtatgagatcaCAAATGAGGATGAGTGTGAACTTGATACAGAGATGTCTACCGATAATGATACTGCTAGCTCAATAATTCCTAGAACTCGTGTGGATGGATCTTGCACAAAACTGCTGAAAGATCTCGAG GGAGATGATGATAAAAGGAGCTGGGCATTTTTCCAGAAGAGAATATCTGTTGCCCCAGACCAGATCTTGAG GTATTCCAGTGACGCTGAAGCGAAACCACTGTGGCCTGTTTCTAGCGGTCGTCCATCGAGACCAGACATTCCCAAGTGTAACTATTGTGGTGGCACTCGTGGTTTTGAATTTCAG GTTTTACCACAGCTGCTCTATTACTTCCATGTGAAAGACAGTGAGGATTCTCTTGATTGGGCAACTATTGTTGTGTACACATGCGAGGCCTCATGTTGGGGAAACAAGGCTTATAAAGAGGAGTTCGCTTGGATTCAACTTGCTTCTCAGTCGACGTCACAAAGTTAA